A window of the Thalassophryne amazonica chromosome 11, fThaAma1.1, whole genome shotgun sequence genome harbors these coding sequences:
- the LOC117520472 gene encoding protocadherin beta-15-like: MENIRFFLRRHVFAFVLLVVPAVCGDVSYLIPEEMKRGSIIGNVAKDLGLDLGSFSSRKARVDTEDNNVQYCGVNLNTGDLMVQERIDREGLCGKKASCVLKQELVLENPLELHRINIRVEDINDNSPQFKQDSIKIEIQESASRGARFLLSEAQDGDIGENSVQSYTLEQNDHFKLNVNTKERGKKYCELVLDKELDREDKKEMTLLLTAFDGGSPQRSGSVVIHVTVLDANDNVPVFSQNLYKASLPENSPVNTLVLTVSATDADEGLNGEITYGFDHVSDENNNLFILHPKTGEVRVAGVIDYEKMASYEVQISAKDGLGLVSYATLTIEITDINDNAPVIYLKSLTNPIPENILPGTEVGIINVQDRDSENNRQVRCSIQHNAPVKLVPSIKNYYSLVTTGHLDRELVSDYNITITATDEGSPPLSSSKTVQLSVADINDNPPVFLEQSYSTHVTENNKPGSTLCSVSARDPDWRQNGTVIYSLLPGEVNGAPVSSYLSVNGDTGVIHAVRSFDYEQFRSLKVHVMARDNGSPPLSSNVTVSVFIMDVNDNSPQILYPAPEGNSFMTELVPKAAQGGSLVSKVIAVDADSGQNAWLSYHIVKSTDPGLFTIDVHSGEIRTQRDISESDSMKQNLIVAVQDNGQPSLSATCSMYLVISDNLAEIPEMKDMSYEEKNSKLTSYLIIALVSVSTFFLTFIIVAVGVKFCHRRKPRMLFDGAVAIPSGYPPPQYADVDGIGTLRSINYDTYLTTGSRTSDFKFVSSYNDNTLPADQNLKKSPDFGDSIGDCDGSPHEAYDGDIGENAVKGYSLQENANFRLNVNTKAGGRKQCELVLDKELDREDKKDMTLLLTAFDGGSPQRSGSVVIHVTILDANDNVPVFSQTLYKASLPENSPVDTLVLTVSATDADEGLNSEITYGFDHVSDENNNLFILHPKTGEVRVAGVIDYEKMASYEMQICAKDGLGLVSYATLTIEITDINDNAPVIYLKSLTNPIPENILPGTEVGIINVQDRDSKNNRQVRCSFQHNAPFKLVPSIKNYYSLVATGHLDRELVSDYNITITATDEGSPPLSSSKTVQLSVADVNDNPPVFLEQSYSTHVTENNKPGSTLCSVSARDPDWRQNGTVIYSLLPGEVNGAPVSSYLTLNGDTGVIHAVRSFDYEQFRSLKVHVMARDNGSPPLSSNVTVSVFITDVNDNSPQILYPAPEGNSFMTELVPKAAQGGSLVSKVIAVDTDPGQNAWLSYRDMLVINVS, encoded by the exons ATGGAAAACATCAGATTTTTTCTCCGACGTCACGTCTTTGCTTTTGTTCTTCTCGTCGTCCCTGCTGTCTGTGGAGACGTGAGTTACTTGATCCCGGAGGAAATGAAACGTGGATCAATCATTGGAAATGTCGCAAAGGATCTTGGACTTGATTTGGGTTCGTTTTCCTCTCGAAAGGCCCGTGTGGATACAGAAGATAATAATGTTCAGTACTGCGGTGTGAATCTGAACACCGGAGACCTGATGGTTCAGGAAAGGATCGACAGAGAGGggctttgtggaaaaaaagcatcgTGTGTTCTCAAGCAAGAACTCGTGCTGGAAAATCCGTTAGAGCTGCATCGAATAAATATCCGAGTTGAAGATATTAATGACAATTCACCGCAGTTTAAACAGGATTCTATTAAAATCGAAATCCAGGAATCAGCATCCAGAGGTGCGCGTTTTCTTCTGAGTGAAGCGCAAGATGGAGACATCGGAGAGAATTCTGTTCAGAGCTACACGTTGGAGCAAAATGATCATTTTAAATTAAATGTTAATACgaaagaaagaggcaaaaaatacTGTGAATTGGTTCTGGACAAAGAACTGGACAGGGAAGACAAAAAAGAGATGACGTTGTTGCTGACAGCATTCGATGGAGGCTCTCCTCAGAGATCAGGCAGTGTCGTCATCCACGTCACTGTACTGGACGCTAATGATAACGTACCAGTATTTAGTCAGAACCTTTATAAAGCCAGTCTGCCTGAAAACTCTCCTGTGAACACTTTGGTGCTCACAGTGAGTGCTACTGATGCAGATGAAG GTTTAAATGGAGAAATTACTTATGGATTTGATCATGTTTCAGATGAAAACAACAATTTGTTTATTTTACACCCTAAAACTGGAGAAGTGAGAGTTGCTGGAGTTATTGATTATGAGAAAATGGCTTCTTATGAAGTGCAGATTAGTGCCAAAGATGGTTTGGGATTAGTTTCATATGCAACATTAACTATAGAAATTACTGATATAAATGATAACGCTCCAGTGATCTACCTGAAATCACTGACTAACCCCATACCTGAGAACATTTTACCTGGTACAGAGGTTGGAATCATTAATGTTCAGGACAGAGACTCAGAGAATAACAGACAGGTCCGCTGCTCCATTCAGCATAATGCTCCCGTTAAATTGGTTCCTTCCATTAAAAACTATTATTCTCTGGTGACAACAGGACATTTGGACCGTGAATTAGTGtctgattacaacatcacaatcaCAGCTACTGATGAGGGCTCTCCACCTCTGTCCTCCTCTAAAACTGTTCAGTTATCTGTAGCTGATATCAACGACAACCCACCTGTGTTTTTGGAACAGTCCTACAGCACCCACGTGACTGAAAACAACAAACCTGGCTCCACTTTATGTTCTGTTTCTGCTCGAGACCCTGACTGGAGACAAAACGGGACAGTGATTTATTCTCTTTTACCTGGTGAGGTGAACGGAGCCCCGGTGTCCTCTTATCTGTCTGTTAACGGAGACACGGGGGTGATCCACGCTGTCAGGTCCTTTGATTATGAACAGTTCAGGAGTTTGAAAGTCCACGTGATGGCCAGAGACAACGGTTCTCCTCCACTCAGCAGCAACGTGACCGTCAGTGTCTTCATCATGGATGTGAATGACAACTCTCCTCAGATACTGTACCCCGCCCCGGAGGGCAACTCCTTCATGACCGAGCTGGTCCCCAAAGCTGCACAAGGAGGCTCTCTGGTGTCCAAAGTGATCGCTGTGGACGCGGACTCTGGACAGAATGCCTGGCTGTCCTATCACATAGTCAAATCCACTGATCCGGGACTTTTCACTATTGATGTCCACAGTGGAGAGATCAGGACACAGCGGGACATTTCTGAATCTGACAGCATGAAACAGAACCTTATTGTAGCAGTTCAAGATAACGGACAGCCCTCTCTGTCTGCCACCTGTTCCATGTATTTAGTCATTTCTGACAACTTGGCTGAGATACCAGAGATGAAGGACATGTCTTATGAGGAGAAGAATTCCAAGTTAACCTCTTATCTGATCATCGCACTGGTGTCTGTGTCCACCTTCTTCCTGACCtttattattgttgctgttggtGTGAAGTTTTGTCACAGAAGAAAACCCAGAATGTTGTTTGATGGAGCAGTTGCCATCCCCAGTGGTTATCCTCCTCCTCAGTACGCAGATGTTGATGGAATAGGAACTTTACGCAGCATAAATTATGACACCTACCTGACAACAGGTTCAAGAACCAGTGACTTTAAGTTTGTGTCATCTTACAATGACAACACTCTGCCTGCAGACCAGAATCTGAAGAAAAGTCCAGATTTTGGTGATAGCATTGGAGATTGTGATGGTTCTCCTCATGAG GCATACGATGGAGACATCGGAGAAAACGCTGTTAAAGGCTACTCACTGCAGGAAAATGCCAATTTTAGATTAAATGTGAACACAAAAGCTGGTGGACGAAAGCAATGTGAACTTGTTCTGGACAAAGAATTGGACAGGGAAGACAAAAAAGACATGACGTTGTTGCTGACAGCATTCGATGGAGGCTCTCCTCAGAGATCAGGCAGTGTCGTCATCCACGTCACTATACTGGACGCTAATGATAACGTACCAGTATTTAGTCAGACCCTTTATAAAGCCAGTCTGCCTGAAAACTCTCCTGTGGACACTTTGGTGCTCACAGTGAGTGCGACTGATGCAGATGAAGGTTTAAATAGTGAAATTACTTATGGATTTGATCATGTTTCAGATGAAAACAACAATTTGTTTATTTTACACCCTAAAACTGGAGAAGTGAGAGTTGCTGGAGTTATTGATTATGAGAAAATGGCTTCTTATGAAATGCAGATTTGTGCCAAAGATGGTTTGGGATTAGTTTCATATGCAACATTAACTATAGAAATTACTGATATAAATGATAACGCTCCAGTGATCTACCTGAAATCACTGACTAACCCCATACCTGAGAACATTTTACCTGGTACAGAGGTTGGAATCATTAATGTTCAGGACAGAGACTCAAAGAATAACAGACAAGTCCGCTGCTCCTTTCAGCATAATGCCCCCTTTAAGTTGGTTCCTTCCATTAAAAACTATTATTCTCTGGTGGCAACAGGACATTTGGACCGTGAATTAGTGtctgattacaacatcacaatcaCAGCTACTGATGAGGGCTCTCCACCTCTGTCCTCCTCGAAAACTGTTCAGTTATCTGTAGCTGATGTCAATGACAACCCACCTGTGTTTTTGGAACAGTCCTACAGCACCCACGTGACTGAAAACAACAAACCTGGCTCCACTTTATGTTCTGTTTCTGCTCGAGACCCTGACTGGAGACAAAACGGGACAGTGATTTATTCTCTTTTACCTGGTGAGGTGAACGGAGCCCCGGTGTCCTCTTATCTGACTCTTAACGGAGACACGGGGGTGATCCACGCTGTCAGGTCCTTTGATTATGAACAGTTCAGGAGTTTGAAAGTCCATGTGATGGCCAGAGACAACGGTTCTCCTCCACTCAGCAGCAACGTGACCGTCAGTGTCTTCATCACGGATGTGAATGACAACTCTCCTCAGATACTGTACCCCGCCCCGGAGGGCAACTCCTTCATGACTGAGCTGGTCCCCAAAGCTGCACAAGGAGGCTCTCTGGTGTCCAAAGTGATCGCAGTGGACACAGaccctggacagaatgcctgGCTATCATATAGAGAC ATGTTGGTCATCAATGTTTCCTAG
- the LOC117520476 gene encoding protocadherin beta-15-like — translation MENNRFFLRRHVFVFVLLVVPAVCGDVSYSIPEEMKRGSIIGNVAKDLGLDLGSFSSRKARVDTEDDNVHCGVNLNTGDLMVQERIDREGLCGKKALCVLKQELVLENPLELHRINIRIQDINDNSPQFKEDSVKIEIQESASRGARFLLDEAQDGDIGENSVQGYTLEQNDNFKLNVNTKERGKKYCELVLDKELDREDKKDMTLLLTAFDGGSPQRSGSVVIHVTVLDANDNVPVFSQTLYKASLPEKSPVDTLVLTVSATDADEGLNGEITYGLNYDFEENGNVFSLHRKTGEVRVSGVIDYEKSSSYEMQISAKDGLGSASHATLIIDITDINDNAPVIYLKSLTNPIPENISPGTEVGIINVQDRDSENNRQVHCSIQHNAPFNLVPSIKNYYSLVTTGHLDRELVSDYNITITATDEGSPPLSSSKTVQLSVADINDNPPVFLEQSYSTHVTENNKPGSTLCSVSARDPDWRQNGTVIYSLLPGEVNGAPVSSYLSVNGDTGVIHAVRSFDYEQFRSLKVHVMARDNGSPPLSSNVTVSVFIMDVNDNSPQILYPAPEGNSFMTELVPKGAQGGSLVSKVIAVDADSGQNAWLSYHIVKSTDPGLFTIDVHSGEIRTQRDISESDSMKQNLIVAVKDNGQPSLSATCSMYLLISDNLAEIPEMKDVSYDEKNSHLTSYLIIALVSVSTFFLTFIIVAVGVKFCHRRKPRMLFDGAVAIPSGYPPPQYTDVDGTGTLRSINYDTYLTTGSRTSDFKFVASYNDNTLPADQTVKKSPSGFADNTGDCDGSPQEVGILLLAVSKV, via the coding sequence ATGgaaaacaacagattttttcTCCGGCGTCAcgtctttgtttttgttcttctCGTCGTCCCTGCTGTCTGTGGAGACGTGAGTTACTCGATCCCGGAGGAAATGAAACGCGGATCAATCATTGGAAATGTCGCAAAGGATCTTGGACTTGATCTGGGTTCGTTTTCCTCTCGAAAGGCCCGTGTGGATACAGAAGATGATAATGTTCACTGCGGTGTGAATCTGAACACCGGAGACCTGATGGTTCAGGAAAGGATCGACAGAGAGGggctttgtggaaaaaaagcattgTGTGTTCTCAAACAAGAACTCGTGCTGGAAAATCCGTTAGAGCTGCATCGAATAAATATCCGCATTCAAGATATTAATGACAATTCACCGCAATTTAAAGAGGATTCTGTTAAAATCGAAATCCAGGAATCAGCATCCAGAGGTGCGCGTTTTCTTCTGGATGAAGCCCAAGATGGAGACATCGGAGAGAATTCTGTTCAAGGCTACACGTTGGAGCAAAATGATAATTTTAAATTAAATGTTAATACgaaagaaagaggcaaaaaatacTGTGAATTGGTTCTGGACAAAGAACTGGACAGGGAAGACAAAAAAGACATGACGTTGTTGCTGACAGCATTCGATGGAGGCTCTCCTCAGAGATCAGGCAGTGTCGTCATCCACGTCACTGTACTGGACGCTAATGATAACGTACCAGTATTTAGTCAGACCCTTTATAAAGCCAGTCTGCCTGAAAAGTCTCCTGTGGACACTTTGGTGCTCACAGTGAGTGCGACTGATGCTGATGAAGGTTTAAATGGTGAAATTACTTATGGATTGAATTATGATTTTGAAGAAAACGGCAACGTGTTTAGTTTACATCGTAAAACTGGAGAAGTGAGAGTTTCTGGAGTTATTGATTATGAGAAATCATCCTCATATGAAATGCAGATTAGTGCAAAAGATGGATTAGGATCTGCATCACATGCAACTTTGATAATTGACATTACTGATATAAATGATAACGCTCCAGTGATCTACCTGAAATCACTGACTAACCCCATACCTGAGAACATTTCACCTGGTACAGAGGTTGGAATCATTAATGTTCAGGACAGAGACTCGGAGAATAATAGACAGGTCCACTGCTCCATTCAGCATAATGCCCCCTTTAATTTGGTTCCTTCCATTAAAAACTATTATTCTCTGGTGACAACAGGACATTTGGACCGTGAATTAGTGtctgattacaacatcacaatcaCAGCTACTGATGAGGGCTCTCCACCTCTGTCCTCCTCTAAAACTGTTCAGTTATCTGTAGCTGATATCAACGACAACCCACCTGTGTTTTTGGAACAGTCCTACAGCACCCATGTGACTGAAAACAACAAACCTGGCTCCACTTTATGTTCTGTTTCTGCTCGAGACCCTGACTGGAGACAAAACGGGACAGTGATTTATTCTCTTTTACCTGGTGAGGTGAACGGAGCCCCAGTGTCCTCTTATCTGTCTGTTAACGGAGACACGGGAGTGATCCACGCTGTCAGGTCCTTTGATTATGAACAGTTCAGGAGTTTGAAAGTCCACGTGATGGCCAGAGACAATGGTTCTCCTCCACTCAGCAGCAACGTGACCGTCAGTGTCTTCATCATGGATGTGAATGACAACTCTCCTCAGATACTGTACCCCGCCCCGGAGGGCAACTCCTTCATGACCGAGCTGGTCCCCAAAGGTGCACAAGGAGGCTCTCTGGTGTCCAAAGTGATCGCAGTAGACGCAGACTCTGGACAGAATGCCTGGCTGTCCTATCATATAGTCAAATCCACTGATCCAGGACTTTTCACGATTGATGTCCACAGTGGAGAGATCAGGACACAGCGGGACATTTCTGAATCTGACAGCATGAAACAGAACCTTATTGTagcagttaaagataatggacagCCCTCTCTGTCTGCCACCTGTTCCATGTATTTACTCATTTCTGACAACTTGGCTGAGATACCAGAGATGAAGGACGTGTCTTATGATGAGAAGAATTCCCACTTAACCTCTTATCTGATCATCGCTCTTGTGTCTGTGTCAACCTTTTTCCTCACCTTCATTATTGTTGCTGTTGGTGTGAAATTTTGTCACAGAAGAAAACCCAGAATGTTGTTTGATGGAGCAGTTGCCATCCCCAGTGGTTATCCTCCTCCTCAATATACAGATGTTGATGGAACAGGAACTCTACGCAGCATAAATTATGACACCTACCTGACAACAGGTTCAAGAACCAGTGACTTTAAGTTTGTGGCATCTTACAATGACAACACCCTGCCTGCAGACCAGACTGTGAAGAAAAGTCCATCTGGTTTTGCTGATAACACTGGAGATTGTGATGGTTCTCCTCAAGAGGTAGGAATACTTTTATTGGCTGTTTCAAAAGTCTGA